In the genome of Myxococcus stipitatus, one region contains:
- a CDS encoding family 16 glycosylhydrolase translates to MFEIRRYGQGSFHAEEFMRQRVAMWQRTWMGMLSGVALATVGCAGGAPASDESAAASRLSLPPGNLLPNPSFESNVTGWSSWQGSLSRSAHASAPDGASVVRVTRTAGDMYSLDDAPDAVASTTAGTVYRASAYVAAGNAGTVGKPVVLVVRERNAAGATVGYAEDSASLTTAFQHLTVDAPVQQSGNRVDVYVLQSGAVSGNVFLADAVTLEVVPPATPGEPSHLLWSDEFDGVAGTSPNPQVWQAETGGMWDRGRTLQQYTGRTQNVQLDGSGHLRITALRETYTGGDGVTRDYTSARIHTKGRLERQYGYVEVRLKAPVGNGTWPAAWLMGSTGEWPANGEFDIFEGEGALPTLAHGTLHGPGITYGWDSPGQVDYAPARVGDAWRTFGIFWDANRVEWYADRIKRFTFARGTMGTWVFDQPNHVILNLALGDLGGDPASTVFPQVLEVDYVRWYANAPSN, encoded by the coding sequence ATGTTTGAGATTCGTCGATATGGCCAGGGCTCCTTCCACGCCGAGGAGTTCATGAGACAGCGCGTCGCGATGTGGCAGCGAACCTGGATGGGGATGTTGAGCGGGGTGGCCTTGGCCACGGTGGGGTGTGCGGGGGGGGCGCCGGCGTCGGACGAGAGCGCGGCGGCGTCGCGGCTCTCGCTGCCGCCTGGAAACCTCCTGCCCAACCCGTCGTTCGAGTCGAACGTCACGGGCTGGTCGAGCTGGCAGGGCTCGCTGAGCCGAAGCGCGCATGCCTCGGCGCCGGACGGTGCGTCGGTGGTGAGGGTCACGCGGACGGCGGGGGACATGTACTCGCTGGACGACGCGCCGGACGCGGTGGCGTCCACGACGGCGGGCACGGTGTATCGCGCGTCGGCGTACGTCGCGGCGGGGAACGCGGGCACGGTGGGCAAGCCCGTGGTGCTGGTGGTCCGCGAGCGCAACGCCGCCGGGGCCACGGTGGGCTATGCGGAGGACTCCGCGTCGCTCACCACCGCGTTCCAGCACCTGACGGTCGACGCTCCGGTGCAGCAGTCCGGCAACCGGGTGGATGTGTATGTCCTTCAGTCCGGCGCGGTGAGCGGCAACGTGTTCCTGGCGGACGCGGTGACGCTGGAGGTGGTGCCTCCGGCGACGCCGGGCGAGCCGAGCCACCTCCTGTGGAGCGATGAGTTCGACGGCGTCGCGGGCACCTCGCCGAATCCCCAGGTGTGGCAGGCGGAGACGGGCGGCATGTGGGACCGCGGCCGGACGCTTCAGCAGTACACGGGGCGGACGCAGAACGTGCAACTGGATGGCAGTGGCCATCTGCGCATCACCGCCCTGCGGGAGACCTATACGGGCGGCGACGGCGTGACGCGCGACTACACGTCCGCGCGCATCCACACCAAGGGGCGGCTGGAGCGCCAGTATGGCTATGTGGAGGTGCGGCTCAAGGCGCCGGTGGGGAACGGCACGTGGCCCGCGGCGTGGCTGATGGGCTCGACGGGCGAGTGGCCGGCCAACGGCGAGTTCGACATCTTCGAGGGCGAGGGCGCCCTGCCCACGCTGGCGCACGGCACGCTGCATGGACCTGGAATCACCTATGGATGGGATTCGCCGGGACAGGTGGACTACGCGCCGGCGCGGGTGGGGGATGCGTGGCGGACGTTCGGCATCTTCTGGGATGCGAACCGCGTCGAGTGGTACGCGGACCGCATCAAGCGCTTCACCTTCGCGCGCGGGACGATGGGGACGTGGGTGTTCGACCAACCCAACCACGTGATTCTCAACCTCGCGCTGGGCGACCTGGGCGGAGACCCCGCGAGCACCGTGTTCCCGCAGGTGCTCGAGGTGGACTACGTGCGCTGGTACGCCAACGCGCCGTCGAACTGA
- a CDS encoding monovalent cation:proton antiporter-2 (CPA2) family protein, protein MGFLHQALIFLGAAVVSVPLFKRLGLGSVLGYLVAGAIIGPSGARLIGDVENVLHFSELGVVLLLFVIGLELQPSRLWSLRQSVFGMGGAQVLLTGGLLGAVSWLLGLPPGAAIIVGFGLSLSSTAFALQLLAERNQLTTGYGRLAFGILLFQDLAVIPLLAALPLLGQAQTAAVEPGWHTGLKVLAVLVGVVLVGRFLLRPLFRVVASFHSQELFTATALLVVVGTAALLNAVGLSMALGAFLAGVLLSESEYRHELEADIEPFKGLLLGLFFIAVGMSVNLGLIVQKPLLITGLVLGLVALKGAVLYGLGRFSLKEQEPSLSLGIVISQGGEFAFVLFALAVSFQVMPPAVSELLVVVVGLSMATTPLFYAAYERWGRPRFRPQTQAREYNVAPEEDHPVIIAGFGRVGQVVGRLLRAKRIGFTAIDASPEHIDFMKRFGSQVFYGDASRLDLLRAARADKARVFVLAIDDIEASLRTAKTVREHFPHLVIFARARNRVHAYRLLDLGIEHVMRETFAGSMEMGGDVLQALGLTFSESHRVMERLREHDEKMLRETARYHGDEKKLMEMAARARKELESLFEQDDAEQKKSA, encoded by the coding sequence ATGGGCTTCCTGCATCAAGCACTCATCTTCCTGGGCGCCGCCGTGGTGTCCGTCCCGCTGTTCAAGCGGTTGGGGCTGGGCTCGGTGCTCGGCTACCTGGTGGCGGGAGCCATCATCGGCCCCTCGGGCGCGCGGCTGATTGGCGACGTGGAGAACGTGCTCCACTTCTCCGAGCTGGGGGTGGTGCTGCTGCTGTTCGTCATTGGCCTGGAGCTCCAGCCCTCGCGCCTGTGGAGCCTGCGCCAGTCCGTGTTCGGCATGGGCGGCGCGCAGGTGCTCCTCACCGGCGGACTGCTCGGGGCCGTGAGCTGGCTGCTGGGCCTGCCTCCGGGCGCCGCCATCATCGTGGGCTTCGGCCTGTCGCTGTCCTCCACCGCCTTCGCGCTCCAGCTCCTCGCCGAGCGCAACCAGCTCACCACCGGCTACGGACGGCTGGCCTTCGGCATCCTGTTGTTCCAGGACCTGGCCGTCATCCCGCTGCTCGCGGCGCTGCCCCTGCTGGGCCAGGCGCAGACGGCCGCTGTGGAGCCGGGCTGGCACACGGGCCTCAAGGTGCTGGCCGTGCTCGTCGGCGTGGTGCTCGTGGGGCGCTTCCTCCTGCGTCCGCTGTTCCGCGTCGTGGCCTCCTTCCACAGCCAGGAGCTGTTCACCGCCACCGCGCTGCTCGTCGTCGTGGGCACCGCCGCCCTGCTCAACGCGGTGGGCCTGTCCATGGCGCTGGGCGCCTTCCTCGCCGGCGTGCTCCTGTCCGAGTCCGAGTACCGCCACGAGCTGGAGGCCGACATCGAGCCCTTCAAGGGCCTGCTGCTGGGGCTGTTCTTCATCGCCGTGGGCATGAGCGTGAACCTGGGCCTCATCGTCCAGAAGCCCCTGCTCATCACCGGACTGGTGCTGGGCCTGGTCGCGCTCAAGGGCGCGGTGCTCTACGGCCTGGGGCGCTTCAGCCTGAAGGAGCAGGAGCCCTCGCTCAGCCTGGGCATCGTCATCTCCCAGGGCGGCGAGTTCGCCTTCGTCCTCTTCGCGCTCGCGGTGTCCTTCCAGGTGATGCCGCCGGCGGTGTCGGAGCTGCTCGTCGTCGTCGTGGGCCTGTCCATGGCCACCACGCCGCTGTTCTACGCGGCCTATGAGCGCTGGGGCCGCCCGCGCTTCCGTCCCCAGACGCAGGCGCGCGAGTACAACGTGGCCCCGGAGGAGGACCACCCCGTCATCATCGCCGGCTTCGGCCGCGTGGGTCAGGTGGTGGGCCGCCTCCTGCGCGCCAAGCGCATCGGCTTCACCGCCATCGACGCCAGCCCCGAGCACATCGACTTCATGAAGCGCTTCGGCAGCCAGGTGTTCTACGGGGACGCCTCGCGGCTGGACCTGCTGCGCGCCGCCCGCGCCGACAAGGCCCGCGTCTTCGTGCTGGCCATCGACGACATCGAGGCCTCCCTGCGCACCGCGAAGACGGTGCGGGAGCACTTCCCGCACCTCGTCATCTTCGCCCGCGCGCGCAACCGCGTGCACGCCTACCGCCTGCTGGACCTGGGCATCGAGCACGTCATGCGAGAGACCTTCGCCGGCAGCATGGAGATGGGCGGCGACGTCCTCCAGGCGCTGGGCCTCACCTTCTCCGAGAGCCACCGCGTCATGGAGCGCCTGCGCGAGCACGACGAGAAGATGCTGCGCGAGACGGCCCGCTACCACGGCGACGAGAAGAAGCTGATGGAGATGGCCGCCCGCGCGCGCAAGGAGCTGGAAAGCCTGTTCGAGCAGGACGACGCCGAGCAGAAGAAGTCCGCGTAG
- a CDS encoding sensor histidine kinase — protein sequence MPSTPAKKRQRPPTPPPATAEVSGVPLHALLEGLPDAFFTLDAQWRFTYVSPRMAELLDGAATQGDDVRLACSSLLGLGEHLRFEQPATQQAATRFEHDWPGGDLCFDVRARVIHGGLLVHCRDISGERRAKEELRRTSEVFRAVHEGTTDAIYTKDLEGRYQHINAAGARAVGRTVEQVLGRTDPELFSAEVARNNAANDREVLAFGRTITYEDSQPGEDGPRVWLSTKGVLRDANGKVVGLFGISRDITQRKWAEEEARRHSEFQEQLMGIVSHDIRSPLGAIMNWSRVMAEAGTAEDARRTSQRIATAAVRIERLTRLLLDFTRTRLMGGVAIEPRPVDLKDLVARVAHEFRVAYPERTIEVEQKGNTQGMWDPDRLGQVASNLLENALKFGPPDSPVRLVTHAARGNKVALEVCNGGRPIPAHLVPHLFEPFRSGPQTTRTLKMSYGLGLYIVREIVQAHGGAIEVTSTEEDGTRFTVTLPRRSLPARPPGQPSPRVPRSEPR from the coding sequence ATGCCCTCCACCCCCGCCAAGAAGCGCCAGCGCCCACCGACACCCCCGCCCGCGACGGCCGAGGTGTCTGGCGTACCGCTCCATGCGCTCCTGGAGGGACTGCCGGACGCCTTCTTCACGCTCGACGCGCAGTGGCGCTTCACCTACGTCAGCCCGCGCATGGCGGAGCTGCTGGACGGCGCCGCGACACAGGGCGACGACGTGCGCCTGGCCTGCTCCTCCCTCCTGGGGTTGGGAGAGCACCTGCGCTTCGAGCAGCCCGCGACCCAGCAGGCCGCCACGCGCTTCGAGCATGACTGGCCGGGAGGAGACCTGTGCTTCGACGTGCGCGCGCGCGTCATCCACGGGGGCCTGCTGGTGCACTGCCGCGACATCTCCGGCGAGCGCCGCGCGAAGGAGGAGCTGCGCCGCACCAGCGAGGTGTTCCGCGCCGTCCACGAGGGCACGACGGACGCCATCTACACAAAGGACCTGGAGGGCCGCTACCAGCACATCAACGCCGCCGGCGCGCGCGCGGTGGGGCGCACCGTGGAGCAGGTGCTGGGGCGCACGGACCCGGAGCTGTTCAGCGCGGAGGTCGCCCGGAACAACGCCGCCAATGACCGCGAGGTGCTCGCCTTCGGCCGCACCATCACCTACGAGGACTCGCAGCCGGGCGAGGACGGGCCCCGCGTGTGGCTGTCCACCAAGGGCGTGCTGCGCGACGCGAATGGCAAGGTGGTGGGGCTGTTCGGCATCAGCCGCGACATCACCCAGCGCAAGTGGGCGGAGGAGGAGGCGCGCCGGCACTCCGAGTTCCAGGAGCAGCTGATGGGCATCGTCAGCCATGACATCCGCAGCCCGCTGGGCGCCATCATGAACTGGTCGCGTGTCATGGCGGAGGCGGGCACGGCCGAGGACGCGCGGCGCACCAGCCAGCGCATCGCCACCGCGGCGGTGCGAATCGAGCGGCTCACCCGCCTGCTGCTGGACTTCACCCGCACGCGGCTGATGGGCGGCGTGGCCATTGAGCCCCGGCCGGTGGACCTGAAGGACCTGGTGGCGCGCGTGGCCCACGAGTTCCGCGTGGCCTACCCCGAGCGCACCATCGAGGTGGAGCAGAAGGGCAACACCCAAGGCATGTGGGACCCGGACCGGCTGGGACAGGTGGCCTCCAACCTGCTGGAGAACGCCCTCAAGTTCGGCCCGCCCGACAGCCCCGTGCGGTTGGTGACGCACGCGGCGCGGGGCAACAAGGTGGCGCTGGAGGTGTGCAACGGCGGGCGCCCCATCCCCGCGCACCTGGTGCCGCACCTGTTCGAGCCCTTCCGCAGCGGCCCCCAGACGACGCGCACGCTCAAGATGAGCTACGGCCTGGGCCTCTACATCGTCCGGGAAATCGTCCAGGCGCACGGCGGCGCCATCGAGGTCACCTCCACCGAGGAGGACGGCACGCGCTTCACCGTGACGCTGCCCCGCCGCTCGCTGCCCGCGCGGCCTCCGGGTCAGCCCTCGCCCCGCGTGCCGCGCTCGGAGCCCAGGTAG
- a CDS encoding response regulator, producing the protein MRRKKVLLVDDSHTVLMLHQMMMVERGYETLIARDGLEALARAETESPDLVVLDVHMPNLDGLQTCRALRERERTRHTPIILCTTRMEASCVQAGFESGCSDFLTKPFAGEELAALLYRYLGSERGTRGEG; encoded by the coding sequence ATGCGGCGCAAGAAGGTGCTCCTCGTCGACGACTCGCACACCGTCTTGATGCTCCACCAGATGATGATGGTGGAGCGCGGCTACGAGACGCTCATCGCGCGCGACGGCCTGGAGGCACTGGCGCGCGCGGAGACGGAGTCCCCGGACCTGGTGGTGCTGGACGTCCACATGCCGAACCTGGACGGACTCCAGACGTGCCGCGCGCTGCGGGAGCGGGAGCGCACCCGCCACACGCCCATCATCCTGTGCACCACGCGCATGGAGGCGTCGTGCGTGCAGGCGGGCTTCGAGAGCGGCTGCTCGGACTTCCTGACGAAGCCCTTCGCGGGGGAGGAGCTGGCGGCGCTGCTCTACCGCTACCTGGGCTCCGAGCGCGGCACGCGGGGCGAGGGCTGA
- a CDS encoding PilZ domain-containing protein: MRMAPGPVRPAVGEALSAPRVLWVGVAGDAWLVVSRVAKSLGFEPVQAVVPGSVGLELSRARPRLVLVHWRQVRERGPGGLGGLKARVGAAGATVALVAEPHTPAEVLEAADAEGVEDCLLTPITEAAVRSRLSALMGTQPLLTPSERYSPRVVLLAGAVGARTWTGLGSLLEASGHQLLYSATVEGAAARVEEHGSAPHLLIVAGDGSWGGVWARSSPGARVLLEGVPSLAVTAAECARAATLLPRIHAMLGREGTSSLRVEERVPFSCPVEFGEVGPRGLSWTSGVSFALSPGGLFVRTLVPARPGAAVTLRIHLPTTGEHLESPGVVAWANPWASREGLSCPLGMGVRFLGMGPPRLMHLRQLCYAPPGP; the protein is encoded by the coding sequence ATGAGGATGGCCCCAGGCCCTGTCCGTCCAGCCGTGGGTGAGGCGCTGTCCGCGCCCCGCGTGCTGTGGGTTGGAGTGGCCGGGGACGCGTGGCTGGTGGTGTCGCGCGTGGCGAAGTCGCTGGGCTTCGAGCCGGTGCAAGCCGTGGTGCCGGGTTCGGTGGGGCTGGAGCTGTCGCGTGCTCGCCCCCGGCTGGTGCTGGTGCACTGGCGTCAGGTGCGCGAGCGCGGCCCTGGAGGACTCGGGGGGCTGAAGGCCCGCGTGGGCGCGGCGGGGGCGACCGTGGCGCTGGTCGCGGAGCCGCACACGCCCGCGGAGGTGCTGGAGGCCGCGGACGCGGAGGGCGTGGAGGACTGCCTGCTGACGCCCATCACGGAGGCGGCGGTGCGCTCGCGGCTGTCCGCGCTGATGGGCACGCAGCCGTTGCTCACGCCCAGCGAGCGCTACAGCCCGCGCGTCGTGCTGCTCGCGGGCGCGGTGGGCGCGAGGACGTGGACGGGCCTGGGCTCGCTGTTGGAGGCGTCCGGCCACCAGCTGCTCTACAGCGCCACCGTGGAGGGCGCCGCCGCTCGCGTGGAGGAGCATGGCTCCGCGCCGCACCTGCTCATCGTCGCGGGGGATGGGAGCTGGGGCGGCGTCTGGGCGCGCTCGAGTCCGGGCGCGCGGGTGCTGCTGGAGGGGGTGCCCTCGCTGGCGGTGACGGCGGCGGAGTGCGCCCGGGCGGCGACGCTGCTGCCGCGCATCCACGCGATGTTGGGGCGCGAGGGCACATCGTCGCTGCGCGTGGAGGAGCGGGTGCCCTTCTCGTGCCCGGTGGAGTTCGGCGAGGTCGGCCCCCGAGGACTCTCGTGGACGTCGGGCGTGTCCTTCGCGCTGAGCCCCGGCGGGCTGTTCGTGCGCACGCTGGTGCCCGCGCGGCCGGGGGCGGCGGTGACGCTGCGCATCCACCTGCCCACGACGGGCGAGCACCTGGAGTCGCCCGGCGTCGTCGCGTGGGCCAACCCCTGGGCCTCGCGCGAGGGGCTGAGCTGTCCGTTGGGCATGGGCGTGCGGTTCCTGGGCATGGGGCCTCCTCGGCTGATGCACCTGCGCCAGCTCTGCTACGCCCCCCCGGGGCCCTGA
- a CDS encoding fatty acid desaturase, whose translation MLRYSADVRTLLWCLAMPVVALSMYAAPQLIPYLCPLACYLALSAGVIAHNHNHCPTFRNRKMNEAMGMWLSLFYGYPTFVWIPTHNLNHHKFVNKAGDATITWRYSKKHNFLVAFFFPFISTYWQQEPTKAFIEKARARNPALFRQIVLQYVVWGGTHAALVALAIYLFGVAGGLRVWAFAFLIPAFFSLWTIMFFNYIQHVHADPWSDHDHSRSFTGRLINFFLFNNGLHAVHHETPGLHWSLLPEAHAKIEASIHPDLKPVSFFAWCFRSYVMAPLMPRFGTKQVGRAPYDPPSGAPVDVSFGDDLQAVDSGVTVARI comes from the coding sequence ATGCTCCGTTACAGCGCCGACGTTCGTACTCTTCTCTGGTGCCTGGCGATGCCGGTGGTGGCCCTGTCGATGTACGCGGCCCCCCAGCTCATCCCGTACCTGTGTCCTCTCGCGTGCTACCTGGCGCTGTCCGCGGGGGTCATCGCCCACAACCACAATCACTGCCCCACCTTCCGCAACCGGAAGATGAATGAGGCGATGGGCATGTGGCTGTCGCTCTTCTACGGCTACCCCACCTTCGTGTGGATTCCGACGCACAACCTGAACCACCACAAGTTCGTCAACAAGGCGGGCGACGCCACCATCACCTGGCGCTACTCGAAGAAGCACAACTTCCTGGTGGCCTTCTTCTTCCCCTTCATCTCGACCTACTGGCAGCAGGAGCCGACGAAGGCCTTCATCGAGAAGGCGCGCGCGCGCAATCCCGCGCTGTTCCGCCAGATTGTCCTCCAGTACGTCGTGTGGGGCGGCACGCACGCGGCGCTCGTCGCGCTGGCCATCTACCTGTTCGGCGTGGCGGGCGGCCTGCGCGTCTGGGCCTTCGCGTTCCTGATTCCGGCCTTCTTCTCGCTGTGGACCATCATGTTCTTCAACTACATCCAGCACGTCCACGCGGACCCCTGGAGCGACCATGACCACAGCCGCAGCTTCACCGGTCGCCTCATCAACTTCTTCCTCTTCAACAACGGCCTGCACGCGGTCCACCACGAGACGCCGGGCCTGCACTGGAGCCTGCTGCCGGAGGCCCACGCGAAAATCGAGGCGTCCATCCACCCCGACCTGAAGCCGGTGAGCTTCTTCGCCTGGTGCTTCCGCTCCTACGTGATGGCGCCGCTGATGCCGCGCTTCGGAACCAAGCAGGTCGGGCGCGCGCCGTATGACCCGCCCTCCGGCGCCCCCGTGGATGTGTCCTTCGGGGACGACCTGCAGGCGGTGGACTCGGGCGTCACCGTCGCTCGCATCTGA
- a CDS encoding chromosome condensation regulator RCC1, with amino-acid sequence MKSRVQAVALVCPWLAACGSDVEVTPGTPVVPFVQVASPVSGASVDEAVMRLSGQVTAPGTLAKLAVRVNGGEPRPVEVTAGGYNVSTFVVELTLAEGDNEVTFEAEDALGGTSVQLVRLTFAPETQAPHIQVRSPAAGLAVSARRVRVELTATDNKGVTGLTYSLNGGAEETLRLPSSPEDVLAFDVTPRAGANQLVVRASDARGNVGTSTVGFHLGGLSTAGGLHSGALRDGRVYTWGRNLRGQLGLGAGSAANYNVPQRVPGLEGVVSIAFNQGFSMALDASGAVWTWGENSNGQLGHGTPPEPGQPRTPGASMSASPARVPGLTGGVAIAAGYTHGLVLMEDGTVRAFGSNDEGQLGDGTMTSRDYALPVPGVTDAVKVVAGSAHSAVLKRDGTVWVWGRNTYGNLGTGTAGKPGRPSADVVPGLTNVVDIANGRDHFLAVHADGTVSSWGLGASGQLGHGLKGKDVQSATPVKARGVTDARAVFANGNYGFARRADGSLLAWGQNGNGQLGVSDEADRAEPTASSEKVSPLSSMGMGATHVIAVRGDGSIYAWGWNLEGSLGPSGVIDRWAYTDPIPVSLP; translated from the coding sequence ATGAAGTCTCGTGTCCAGGCCGTGGCGCTCGTGTGTCCGTGGCTCGCCGCGTGTGGGTCCGACGTGGAGGTCACCCCGGGAACCCCCGTCGTGCCCTTCGTGCAGGTGGCATCGCCCGTGTCTGGCGCGAGCGTGGATGAGGCCGTGATGCGGCTGTCCGGTCAGGTGACGGCGCCGGGCACGCTCGCGAAGCTGGCGGTGCGGGTGAACGGGGGCGAGCCACGCCCGGTGGAGGTGACGGCTGGGGGGTACAACGTGAGCACCTTCGTGGTGGAGCTCACGCTCGCGGAGGGTGACAACGAGGTCACGTTCGAGGCGGAGGACGCGCTCGGCGGCACGAGCGTCCAGTTGGTGCGGCTCACCTTCGCGCCGGAGACGCAGGCGCCCCACATCCAGGTGCGGTCGCCCGCCGCGGGGCTCGCCGTCAGCGCGCGCCGGGTGCGCGTGGAGCTGACCGCCACGGACAACAAGGGTGTCACGGGGCTCACCTACTCGCTCAACGGCGGCGCCGAGGAGACGCTGCGCCTGCCCTCCTCGCCCGAAGACGTCCTCGCCTTCGACGTGACGCCTCGCGCGGGGGCGAACCAGCTCGTGGTGCGCGCGAGCGACGCGCGAGGCAACGTGGGTACGTCCACCGTGGGCTTCCACCTGGGCGGCCTGTCCACCGCGGGCGGCCTGCACAGCGGCGCGCTCCGCGACGGCCGCGTCTATACGTGGGGACGCAACCTGCGCGGCCAGCTGGGCCTGGGCGCGGGCTCCGCTGCCAACTACAACGTGCCCCAGCGGGTGCCGGGCCTCGAGGGCGTGGTCTCCATCGCCTTCAACCAGGGCTTCTCCATGGCGCTCGACGCGAGCGGCGCCGTGTGGACGTGGGGCGAGAACAGCAACGGCCAGCTGGGACACGGCACGCCTCCGGAGCCCGGCCAGCCGCGGACGCCGGGCGCGTCCATGAGCGCCTCGCCGGCGCGGGTGCCCGGCCTGACGGGCGGGGTGGCCATCGCCGCCGGCTACACCCACGGCCTGGTGCTGATGGAGGACGGCACGGTGCGCGCCTTCGGCTCCAATGACGAGGGACAACTGGGGGATGGCACCATGACCTCGCGCGACTACGCCCTGCCCGTGCCCGGCGTGACGGACGCGGTGAAGGTGGTGGCGGGCTCGGCGCACTCGGCGGTGCTGAAGCGCGACGGCACCGTCTGGGTGTGGGGCCGCAACACCTACGGCAACCTGGGCACGGGGACCGCGGGCAAGCCGGGGCGCCCCTCGGCCGACGTGGTGCCGGGCCTGACGAACGTGGTCGACATCGCCAACGGGCGCGACCACTTCCTCGCGGTGCACGCGGACGGCACCGTGTCCTCGTGGGGCCTGGGCGCCAGCGGACAACTGGGACATGGGCTCAAGGGCAAGGACGTGCAGAGCGCCACGCCCGTGAAGGCCAGGGGCGTGACGGACGCCCGCGCCGTCTTCGCCAACGGCAACTACGGCTTCGCCCGGCGCGCGGATGGCTCGCTGCTGGCCTGGGGACAGAACGGCAACGGCCAGCTGGGCGTGAGCGACGAGGCGGACCGCGCCGAGCCCACGGCCTCCTCGGAGAAGGTGAGCCCGCTGTCCTCCATGGGCATGGGCGCCACCCACGTCATCGCCGTGCGCGGGGATGGCTCCATCTACGCGTGGGGCTGGAACCTGGAGGGCTCGCTGGGCCCCAGCGGCGTCATCGACCGCTGGGCCTATACCGACCCCATTCCGGTGAGCCTGCCGTGA
- a CDS encoding di-heme oxidoredictase family protein — MKRAAALGLMLTLLGAAACGDTSEPPSKPPPPEPEPPIVTPPRFDVPERGEDKPGGDTSVVRSGPTAFTQPAANLSLARSAEFFVGESVFEADWVPAPGAQPERDGLGPVFHSVSCLACHLGNGRGRPPEENEVADTLLVRLSVPGAGPHGEPVPEPTYGDQLQPRGVRQVPAEGQVRMTWRDVPGTFADGEPYTLREPRLALTNLAHGPMAPDTRTSARVAQPMVGLGLLAAIPNETLVEWADPDDSNKDGVSGRVNRVWNQRLGHVTLGRFGWKANQPDLEHQNAAAFLGDLGLTTSLFPQENCTAAQAPCHAAPNGGAPEVSERQRLALDFYSHMVAVPAREGTSAPQVLQGKGVFHRVGCAKCHRPSVTTGTLAGYPELSGQLIWPYSDLLLHDLGEGLADGREDFLATGREWRTAPLWGLGHTQAVSGHTHLLHDGRARTPLEAILWHDGEARSAKEAVRALPKAEREALLAFLGSL, encoded by the coding sequence GTGAAGCGCGCCGCCGCGCTGGGCCTCATGCTGACGCTCCTGGGTGCCGCCGCGTGCGGCGACACCTCGGAGCCACCGTCCAAGCCCCCGCCGCCGGAGCCCGAGCCGCCCATCGTGACTCCGCCGCGCTTCGACGTGCCGGAGCGCGGCGAGGACAAGCCCGGCGGCGACACCAGCGTCGTGAGGTCCGGCCCCACCGCGTTCACCCAGCCCGCGGCCAACCTCTCGCTGGCCCGGAGCGCCGAGTTCTTCGTGGGTGAGTCCGTCTTCGAGGCGGACTGGGTGCCCGCGCCCGGCGCGCAGCCGGAGCGCGATGGGCTGGGCCCCGTCTTCCACTCCGTCTCCTGCCTCGCCTGCCACCTGGGCAACGGCCGGGGACGGCCTCCCGAGGAGAACGAGGTGGCGGACACGCTGCTGGTGCGCCTGTCGGTGCCAGGAGCGGGGCCCCATGGCGAGCCCGTGCCCGAGCCCACCTACGGCGACCAGCTCCAGCCTCGCGGGGTTCGACAGGTCCCCGCCGAGGGACAGGTGCGCATGACGTGGAGGGACGTCCCCGGCACCTTCGCGGACGGCGAGCCCTACACGCTGCGCGAGCCCCGGCTCGCGCTGACGAACCTGGCCCATGGCCCCATGGCCCCGGACACCCGCACCTCCGCGCGCGTGGCGCAGCCCATGGTGGGCCTGGGCCTGCTGGCCGCCATCCCCAACGAGACACTCGTCGAGTGGGCGGACCCGGATGACAGCAACAAGGACGGCGTCTCGGGCCGGGTCAACCGCGTGTGGAACCAGCGCCTGGGGCACGTCACCCTGGGGCGCTTCGGCTGGAAGGCGAACCAGCCGGACCTCGAGCACCAGAACGCGGCGGCCTTCCTGGGAGACCTGGGGCTCACCACGTCCCTGTTCCCCCAGGAGAACTGCACCGCGGCCCAGGCCCCGTGCCACGCCGCCCCCAACGGCGGTGCTCCCGAGGTGAGCGAGCGGCAGCGGCTGGCGCTCGACTTCTACTCCCACATGGTGGCGGTCCCCGCGCGAGAAGGCACGAGCGCGCCCCAGGTGCTCCAGGGAAAGGGCGTCTTCCACCGCGTGGGCTGCGCGAAGTGCCACCGCCCCTCCGTCACCACCGGCACCCTGGCGGGCTACCCGGAGCTGTCGGGACAGCTCATCTGGCCGTACTCGGACCTGCTGCTGCATGACCTGGGGGAGGGGCTCGCCGATGGACGCGAGGACTTCCTCGCCACCGGACGCGAGTGGCGCACCGCCCCGCTCTGGGGACTGGGCCACACCCAGGCGGTGAGCGGACACACGCACCTGCTGCACGACGGCCGCGCCCGCACGCCCCTGGAGGCCATCCTCTGGCACGACGGCGAGGCCCGGTCCGCGAAGGAGGCCGTGCGCGCGCTGCCCAAGGCGGAGCGGGAGGCGCTCCTCGCCTTCCTCGGCTCGCTCTGA